DNA sequence from the Dryobates pubescens isolate bDryPub1 chromosome 8, bDryPub1.pri, whole genome shotgun sequence genome:
TGGTTGTATGTTAATTTAGAAGTAGGTCATTATTATGTTTTCAAAGTCTTTACTAGAGTTCCCATGCTGTATTCACAGAGTCTGGTGTGCCTGTCTATCTCATATTGGAGAGATGCCCAAGGGCAAAGCAAAAGGTCCAAAAGGGAAGAAGATCACCTTAAAAATAGCCAAAAATTCCATCCGGATAGCTTTGGATGGAGGGCTTCGTCTTGACTTAAGCAAGATGGGCATTACCACCTTCCCCAAGTGCATTCTGAAACTGGCTGACGTGGATGAACTTGATTTGAGCAGAAACATGTTAAAAAAGATTCCAAGTACCATCCAGAAGTTCCAAAATCTACGCTGGCTGGACTTGCATAGTAATCAGCTTGAGGACCTGCCTGAAGCAATAGGTAGCCTCCAGAAGCTTTTATACCTGAATATAAGCAACAACAAGTTGACCACCAAAAATCTGCCAGAAGACTTGAGCCTTCTCAAGAATCTGCGTATTCTCAACCTTGGACTGAACTGCCTTGACAGTATTCCCACCACTCTTGGGTCTctgaaggagctccaggagatAGGTCTCTTTGATAATGCCTTGACCACCATCCCAAAGAGTGTGAAAAATCTCCCCAATCTCAAGAAGCTGAATGCAGAAAGAAATCCTTTCCCAGACTCAACAGAAGAAGTGCAAGATGACTCCATTAAACGTGTAGAGACACTTTACTTAGTACAAGAGAAAGACCTGTGCTcttcctgcctggagatgtGTCAGAATGAGAGGGACAAGATGAACACGTTAACGAACAAAACACAGAGCTCCTCAAGGAAGCTaagtttccctttgctttttacACCCAATTCTCCTGCAAAGGATAACCAAGAAGAATGGAGATTAAAAGGCAAAGATCTCTGAAATACATTCACAGACCATATCCCATGAAGTCCAGCCTAAGCTAATAAAAAGCTGATCTCTTTCCTCCTCAATTTTTCTGCAGTTGTTTTCCTTTAAATATCTATGTAGTTTTCTCCAAACCAACTAAAATAGATGTGTATTTGCAAAAGGATGTGTTTGGGAAAGGAAGGGCTATTTCCTCTTCTTACAACATGTTCTCCATGTTTGagtatgttttgtttgtttatttctttgttcatttgtttgtttggtttttgtcttTTGTGCATGCAGGATCCACTGAAAAAATCTTCAAAAAGACAGGTCTTTCTGGCAACTCCACTGCCACCACTGCACCCCAAACATTAGTTCTGTTCATTCTAATGGGGCAAGACACAGTTAAGCTAGTCTCAGTAAATACCATTTGGAGCAAAAGGAACAGACCTGGGaaccttctgctgctggtggctgcctcCAACCCCTCAATGAGTTGCAGAGAGGCACTGTTATTGTACAAACCATGAGCTCATTCCAAGAGGCAGTTTCCAGAGGCAGCAGACACAATGTTATGCTCGGGAGTTACTAAGCAGTGCAAATGCAATGCTCAGAGATAAGCAACCAAAGAGACTTTTTGCTGACTCTGCAGAAGCAAATTCCCTGGGATTTTGTTATACCTGGATGCAGTAATCTCTACTGTGCACAATATCATTGGCGCCACTAGCTACATTCATTGCAGATGGAGAGGCGTTTCTTTGCCCGGAAGGAACAGAAGGGAGAAGGAGTGGGAAAAAGATTGCTCTTCTTAAGGGTCCTGGGCTTATCACTTAAGCAGTAACTAAGATGAGAAGAACCACCCTGTTCCACAGTCCAAGAGTCAGCTGGTGAACTGATGAAATCAGGTGCAGTGTTCTCAGTGCTTTTAACTTTCTGCTCACATATGTGCATACACACGTGCACTTGAGCACACACATTCACTTGCTTAAATCACATCCCTAGGGCAGCATGCTGACAGCCTGCAAATACAGGTATAAGAAATGAGCAGATTATAAAAGCAGTCAAGTATGACATAAGATGAAGTGGTGGCTGTAGCAAATATTTAAGTATATTTAAATGAAGAATAAAGTGCCAGGAGCAAAGTTCTCAGTTATCCAGTAACAGCCCATTATCATTTTTAAATGCCTACAGTAGAGACTGGAAGTCAGAACTTCTGGACATTACTCCAGATATTGATATGGTGTTTTGCATAAATGGTACTACTTCAACATCACAGGATACATCAAACTAGAAATTTCTTCTTTCAGTGCTTCAGCTGGGCAATTAT
Encoded proteins:
- the LRRC18 gene encoding leucine-rich repeat-containing protein 18, producing the protein MPKGKAKGPKGKKITLKIAKNSIRIALDGGLRLDLSKMGITTFPKCILKLADVDELDLSRNMLKKIPSTIQKFQNLRWLDLHSNQLEDLPEAIGSLQKLLYLNISNNKLTTKNLPEDLSLLKNLRILNLGLNCLDSIPTTLGSLKELQEIGLFDNALTTIPKSVKNLPNLKKLNAERNPFPDSTEEVQDDSIKRVETLYLVQEKDLCSSCLEMCQNERDKMNTLTNKTQSSSRKLSFPLLFTPNSPAKDNQEEWRLKGKDL